Within Panulirus ornatus isolate Po-2019 unplaced genomic scaffold, ASM3632096v1 CTG_1999_pilon, whole genome shotgun sequence, the genomic segment CTTAGCAATGGCTTTCTGAGCTTTTCCAGCCTTCTTGGCAGCCTTTCCTGATGCTTTGGGAGGCATGGTGGCGAGGGGCGATACAcgttacgtacgtacgtacgtagttgAGCGGATCGCGCCTAGAATGAGAAGCCACTCCCGAGCTTGGCCTTATATATGCCACAGGTTACTCAGCTTTTGCTCCTCGCCCAGGCCGAGCGCGCTCATTGGTTGCTTGGCGGCGGCCGCCACCTCACTTGATCCTGAGCCGGGGTATATAAGCGATGCTCGCACCAAACTGCTACGcattcattgtctctctctctcgagtggagAACTCTctcgcagcagcagcaacagcaaccgtactaccaccaccatgtcaGGACGAGGCAAGGGAGGCAAAGTCAAGGGCAAGTCCAAGAGTCGCTCCAGTCGAGCGGGACTCCAGTTTCCCGTAGGTAGAATCCACCGCCTTTTGCGCAAGGGAAACTACGCCGAACGTGTCGGTGCTGGTGCCCCAGTCTACCTGGCAGCTGTTATGGAGTACCTGGCCGCTGAAGTACTAGAGTTAGCCGGTAACGCTGCCCGTGACAACAAGAAGACTCGTATCATCCCTCGTCACTTGCAGCTGGCCATCCGTAATGACGAGGAACTGAACAAGCTTCTCTCTGGAGTCACCATTGCCCAGGGAGGTGTCCTGCCTAACATTCAGGCTGTCCTCCTTCCCAAGAAGACGGAAAAGAagtagatgatgaagatgatataatcatgatgatgatgaaccataCAAAATCAGGCTCCTCTTGGAGCCACAAATAAATTCTTAAAGAGATATCAAGCAAGACATGCTCATAAGTACAACTATTCTGCTTAACTAActaatctttctctttcttttcactcCGTCATTTACAAGCCTcgtatattttacacacacatataaatttattcatttatataggcataagataatagataaat encodes:
- the LOC139748427 gene encoding histone H2A, with translation MSGRGKGGKVKGKSKSRSSRAGLQFPVGRIHRLLRKGNYAERVGAGAPVYLAAVMEYLAAEVLELAGNAARDNKKTRIIPRHLQLAIRNDEELNKLLSGVTIAQGGVLPNIQAVLLPKKTEKK